A window from Salvia miltiorrhiza cultivar Shanhuang (shh) chromosome 2, IMPLAD_Smil_shh, whole genome shotgun sequence encodes these proteins:
- the LOC131009581 gene encoding uncharacterized protein LOC131009581 — protein MGVWVEGQWCWDFSWNRDLSGRELDQLSNLFSIIRKFQVVAGETDGWRWKASPNGVFSVKTAYKSLCLETNPSSSSREVLEWKQIWKAPATFKAVTIAWKVLKGRLTTCDNLQKRNVAITNMEAICVLCKTKAEFIDHLFFECFKSEEIWKEIIRWIGKQAASQQKAKEHLLAFTNLGNKKDVSFLSGVWICTIWCIWKERNDCKFNQKKWSKGKLVAEIKSRMWGWRMAFNCPIFATEFRQWFTMVKLSD, from the coding sequence ATGGGAGTTTGGGTTGAGGGGCAGTGGTGTTGGGATTTCTCGTGGAATCGGGATCTCTCGGGGAGAGAACTTGATCAGCTTTCTAACCTTTTTTCTATCATCAGAAAATTTCAAGTGGTGGCAGGTGAAACAGACGGATGGAGGTGGAAAGCATCTCCAAACGGAGTTTTCTCCGTCAAGACGGCTTACAAGTCTTTGTGCCTTGAGACAAATCCCTCCAGTTCCAGCCGAGAAGTGTTGGAGTGGAAGCAGATCTGGAAAGCTCCAGCTACTTTTAAGGCTGTTACAATAGCGTGGAAAGTGCTTAAAGGGAGGTTGACAACGTGCGACAATCTTCAAAAAAGAAATGTGGCGATCACAAACATGGAGGCAATTTGTGTTCTTTGCAAAACGAAGGCTGAATTTATCGACCACCTCTTCTTTGAATGCTTCAAATCGGAAGAAATTTGGAAGGAGATTATTCGTTGGATTGGGAAACAAGCAGCAAGCCAACAAAAAGCGAAGGAACATTTGTTAGCTTTCAccaatcttggtaacaagaaggatgtttcttttctttccgGAGTTTGGATTTGTACAATCTGGTGCATTTGGAAAGAGAGAAACGATTGCAAGTTTAACCAAAAGAAGTGGAGTAAAGGTAAGTTGGTTGCTGAAATTAAGTCCAGAATGTGGGGATGGAGGATGGCCTTTAACTGCCCAATCTTTGCTACGGAATTCAGGCAATGGTTTACAATGGTTAAGCTGTCCGATTAG